AATCAAGAGCGATGCGCAGGCATTGGCAGAAAAAATCGGTGACTTGGTGTTGGAAATTCCAGCTAAAGCAAGTGAAACTGGAAAAATATTTGGTTCTGTAACTTCTACTCAATTGTCGGCAGCCTTGGCTAAAGCCAACCCTGAGTTCGAAGACATTGACCGTCGTAAAATCTCATTTGACAGCAAATCTGTTAAAACTTTGGGAGAATACGAAGCTACATTAGATTTGCATAGAGAAGTAAA
This window of the Microscilla marina ATCC 23134 genome carries:
- a CDS encoding bL9 family ribosomal protein, whose amino-acid sequence is IKSDAQALAEKIGDLVLEIPAKASETGKIFGSVTSTQLSAALAKANPEFEDIDRRKISFDSKSVKTLGEYEATLDLHREVKHTIKFKVVISE